From one Meles meles chromosome 18, mMelMel3.1 paternal haplotype, whole genome shotgun sequence genomic stretch:
- the LOC123929887 gene encoding keratin-associated protein 4-2-like isoform X1, with translation MASSCCGSVCSDQGCGEESCCRPSCCQTTCCRPSCCVSSCCRPSCCGSSCCRPSCCTSSCCRPTCCQTTCCRTTCCRPSCCVSSCCHPSCCGSSSCGSSCCRPSCCISSCCRPTCCQTTCCRTTCCRPSCCVSTCCRPSCCGSSSCGSSCCRPSCCISSCCRPSCCGSSCCGSSCCRPACCGSSCCRPTCCQTTCCRTTCCRPSCCVSSCCRPSCC, from the coding sequence ATGGCCAGCTCCTGTTGTGGCTCCGTCTGCTCTGACCAGGGCTGTGGCGAGGAGTCCTGCTGCCGCCCCAGCTGCTGCCAGACCACCTGCTGCCGCCCCAGCTGCTGTGTGTCCAGCTGCTGCCGCCCCTCCTGCTGCGGCTCCAGCTGCTGCAGGCCCAGCTGCTGCACCTCTAGCTGCTGCCGCCCCACCTGCTGCCAGACCACCTGCTGCAGGACCACCTGCTGCCGCCCCAGCTGCTGTGTGTCCAGCTGCTGCCACCCCTCCTGCTGTGGCTCCAGCTCctgtggctccagctgctgcAGGCCCAGCTGCTGCATCTCTAGCTGCTGCCGCCCCACCTGCTGCCAGACCACCTGCTGCAGGACCACCTGCTGCCGCCCCAGCTGCTGTGTGTCCACCTGCTGCCGCCCCTCCTGCTGTGGCTCCAGCTCctgtggctccagctgctgcAGGCCCAGCTGCTGCATCTCTAGCTGCTGCCGCCCCTCCTGCTGTGGTTCCAgctgctgtggctccagctgctgcCGCCCCGCCTGCTGCGGTTCCAGCTGCTGCCGCCCCACCTGCTGCCAGACCACCTGCTGCAGGACCACCTGCTGCCGCCCCAGCTGCTGTGTGTCCAGCTGCTGCCGCCCCAGCTGTTGCTAG
- the LOC123929887 gene encoding keratin-associated protein 4-4-like isoform X2 → MASSCCGSVCSDQGCGEDCCTSSCCRPTCCQTTCCRTTCCRPSCCVSSCCHPSCCGSSSCGSSCCRPSCCISSCCRPTCCQTTCCRTTCCRPSCCVSTCCRPSCCGSSSCGSSCCRPSCCISSCCRPSCCGSSCCGSSCCRPACCGSSCCRPTCCQTTCCRTTCCRPSCCVSSCCRPSCC, encoded by the exons ATGGCCAGCTCCTGTTGTGGCTCCGTCTGCTCTGACCAGGGCTGTGGCGAGGA CTGCTGCACCTCTAGCTGCTGCCGCCCCACCTGCTGCCAGACCACCTGCTGCAGGACCACCTGCTGCCGCCCCAGCTGCTGTGTGTCCAGCTGCTGCCACCCCTCCTGCTGTGGCTCCAGCTCctgtggctccagctgctgcAGGCCCAGCTGCTGCATCTCTAGCTGCTGCCGCCCCACCTGCTGCCAGACCACCTGCTGCAGGACCACCTGCTGCCGCCCCAGCTGCTGTGTGTCCACCTGCTGCCGCCCCTCCTGCTGTGGCTCCAGCTCctgtggctccagctgctgcAGGCCCAGCTGCTGCATCTCTAGCTGCTGCCGCCCCTCCTGCTGTGGTTCCAgctgctgtggctccagctgctgcCGCCCCGCCTGCTGCGGTTCCAGCTGCTGCCGCCCCACCTGCTGCCAGACCACCTGCTGCAGGACCACCTGCTGCCGCCCCAGCTGCTGTGTGTCCAGCTGCTGCCGCCCCAGCTGTTGCTAG